From Echinicola soli, a single genomic window includes:
- a CDS encoding BaiN/RdsA family NAD(P)/FAD-dependent oxidoreductase, protein MGVIGVIGGGAAGFFAAIQAAQHGTKVIIFEKTGKTLSKVKVSGGGRCNVTHDAFQISTLVKHYPRGEKFLKKAFGKFQAKDTVEWFETRGVKLKTESDGRMFPITDSSQTIIDLLRKEAETLGVVIELRASVEQIARVGCGFVLQVNGKDRAVDKVIVSAGGSPKSNSYQMYRELGHHVVDPIPSLFTFNTPETGLKKLPGLTVPNAQVRIEGTKLAYEGPLLITHWGISGPVVLKLSAFGAKWLHEQTYCTNVHIRWKADMKVEEIREALRTYKQHHPKRKVHSHPLFDLPKRLWEHLLKSAGIDDSLTWQECVKKQINILEQHIFCYILQMKGKTTFKEEFVTAGGIALNEVNPTTMESRLVPNLFFAGEVLDIDGITGGFNFQAAWTTGYIAGQSTHN, encoded by the coding sequence ATGGGAGTTATTGGAGTAATAGGTGGCGGGGCTGCTGGTTTTTTTGCAGCGATTCAAGCGGCACAGCACGGAACCAAGGTGATCATCTTCGAAAAAACAGGGAAAACCCTGTCAAAAGTGAAAGTTTCAGGTGGTGGAAGGTGTAATGTGACCCACGATGCTTTTCAAATATCAACATTGGTAAAGCATTACCCAAGAGGTGAGAAATTTCTCAAGAAGGCGTTCGGGAAATTCCAAGCAAAAGACACGGTGGAGTGGTTCGAAACCAGGGGAGTAAAGCTAAAAACAGAAAGTGACGGTAGGATGTTTCCCATCACCGACAGTTCCCAGACGATCATTGACCTGCTGCGTAAGGAGGCAGAAACACTAGGTGTGGTGATTGAATTAAGGGCTTCTGTGGAGCAGATTGCCCGTGTTGGGTGCGGGTTTGTACTTCAAGTGAATGGAAAAGATAGGGCGGTGGACAAAGTGATCGTTTCGGCCGGAGGGAGCCCAAAATCCAATAGTTATCAAATGTACAGGGAACTGGGACACCATGTGGTAGACCCTATTCCCAGTCTTTTTACTTTCAATACACCCGAAACAGGCCTTAAAAAATTACCGGGATTGACAGTACCAAATGCCCAAGTTAGGATAGAGGGTACGAAGTTGGCTTACGAAGGGCCGCTGTTGATTACACACTGGGGAATTAGCGGGCCAGTGGTGTTGAAGTTGTCAGCATTTGGTGCGAAATGGTTGCATGAGCAAACGTACTGCACCAATGTACATATCAGATGGAAAGCGGATATGAAGGTGGAGGAAATTCGTGAGGCGCTCAGAACATATAAACAACATCACCCTAAACGAAAAGTCCATAGCCATCCCCTTTTTGATCTACCTAAAAGGTTATGGGAACACTTGTTAAAAAGTGCAGGTATTGACGACTCACTTACATGGCAAGAATGTGTCAAAAAACAAATAAATATTTTGGAACAGCATATTTTTTGCTATATATTACAAATGAAAGGAAAAACGACCTTCAAAGAGGAGTTCGTTACTGCGGGGGGAATTGCCCTAAACGAAGTAAATCCAACCACCATGGAAAGTCGTTTAGTACCGAACTTGTTTTTTGCAGGAGAAGTTTTAGATATTGATGGAATTACCGGTGGTTTTAACTTTCAAGCGGCCTGGACCACAGGTTATATTGCAGGACAATCAACACATAACTAA
- a CDS encoding helicase HerA-like domain-containing protein, whose translation MTTKEHFQQHISAGYQTKKDFFVLGTGILEKDPVKEATVRIPLKTLNRHGLIAGATGTGKTKTLQVMAEQLSLKGVPSVLMDLKGDLSGLAGPGTSNDHIVWRSDAIGVDYEPTGFPVELLTISQEPGTKLRATVTEFGPVLISQILGLNSTQQGIIALVFRFCDIKKLPLLDLEDLKEVLQYVINEGKEEIKKEFGAVSAASVNTIMRKIIELEQQGATSFFGEVSFDVNDLVRQKDGKGLISIIRLTDIQDRPKLFSTFMLSLLSEIYETFPEQGDGDKPKLCLFIDEAHLVFDNASTDLIDKIEAIVKLIRSKGVGVYFCTQSPTDIPDNVLGQLGLKVQHALRAFTAKDRKAIGKTSENYPISEFYDTKAVLTSMGIGEALVTALNEKGIPTPLAHTLVRAPISRMDVLSESEINELANSSNIASKYNQQIDRESAHEILETKLQQAEETAKEKVASQNTGEASSKGEDNLFEELSKNTMVRQIGRTIFRELTRSILGTLSGKRR comes from the coding sequence ATGACTACCAAAGAACATTTCCAGCAACATATTTCAGCAGGGTACCAAACGAAAAAGGACTTTTTTGTATTGGGGACAGGTATACTGGAAAAGGATCCGGTAAAGGAGGCTACGGTAAGGATTCCGCTCAAGACGCTCAATCGCCATGGCTTAATAGCTGGCGCTACAGGTACCGGAAAAACCAAGACATTGCAAGTGATGGCAGAGCAGCTTTCACTGAAAGGAGTCCCGAGTGTACTAATGGATTTAAAAGGTGATCTTTCTGGCCTCGCTGGTCCGGGCACTTCCAATGATCATATTGTCTGGCGAAGTGATGCCATAGGAGTGGATTATGAGCCTACCGGCTTTCCGGTGGAGCTATTGACGATCAGCCAAGAGCCAGGGACAAAATTAAGGGCGACGGTGACCGAGTTTGGGCCAGTGCTGATTTCGCAGATACTGGGCCTCAATAGTACCCAGCAGGGGATTATCGCCTTGGTTTTTAGATTTTGCGATATCAAGAAGCTGCCCTTGTTGGATTTAGAAGACTTAAAAGAAGTCCTGCAATATGTGATCAATGAGGGCAAAGAAGAAATCAAAAAGGAATTTGGAGCAGTATCAGCCGCCTCTGTGAATACCATCATGAGAAAGATCATCGAATTGGAACAGCAGGGAGCGACATCGTTTTTTGGAGAGGTGTCTTTTGATGTCAACGACCTGGTAAGGCAAAAAGACGGTAAAGGGTTAATTTCCATTATTCGCCTGACAGATATTCAGGATCGACCGAAGCTTTTTTCTACGTTTATGTTGAGCCTTTTGTCAGAGATTTATGAGACCTTTCCAGAGCAGGGCGATGGGGATAAGCCCAAGCTTTGTTTGTTCATTGATGAGGCGCATCTCGTATTTGATAATGCTTCCACAGATCTGATTGATAAGATTGAAGCTATTGTGAAATTGATCAGGTCAAAAGGGGTAGGGGTTTATTTCTGTACTCAAAGTCCGACTGATATTCCCGACAATGTATTGGGCCAATTAGGACTAAAAGTCCAGCATGCCTTGCGGGCTTTTACCGCCAAAGACCGTAAGGCAATCGGCAAAACGTCCGAAAACTATCCCATCTCCGAATTTTATGATACCAAAGCAGTACTCACGTCCATGGGGATAGGCGAGGCACTGGTCACGGCCTTAAATGAAAAGGGCATACCCACACCGCTGGCCCATACACTGGTCCGTGCACCCATTTCAAGAATGGATGTCCTTTCAGAAAGCGAAATCAATGAATTGGCCAACAGCTCAAATATTGCTTCCAAATACAATCAGCAAATAGACAGGGAGAGTGCCCATGAAATATTGGAAACCAAACTCCAACAAGCCGAAGAGACGGCAAAGGAAAAAGTGGCTTCGCAAAACACAGGCGAGGCTTCCTCAAAAGGAGAAGACAATCTGTTTGAGGAATTGTCAAAAAACACCATGGTAAGGCAGATCGGGAGAACGATTTTCCGGGAGTTGACCAGAAGTATCTTGGGCACTTTGTCTGGAAAACGAAGATAG